From a region of the Osmia lignaria lignaria isolate PbOS001 chromosome 10, iyOsmLign1, whole genome shotgun sequence genome:
- the LOC117611313 gene encoding modular serine protease isoform X2, protein MGAPVADHGVKRSPKPPWARPVNNNYNEQTNYNEHRGPPGGIPPGLSGRVPPGLSGDAPPGKSQGKGQGKPGGKPSWSGELIDEKEIMNSSQQLGDNEVYCKKNEFRCRNGECLPSTMRCDNKFDCRDSSDELDCVREAENETGCALPEQPEGGSYELGGCGKPCPKRSGDKVPRNSILTYTCRPNYILNGSAVSVCVNDAWYNLSSCLRTCPSLNSNTVNILCTYQGNEVSCSDRIRPGTVATLSCKSSYKLPVTNDPGYRTVTCLEDGLWDRRLFRCLPECGTPVSHGNTLVVNGFEAKLGIFPWHVGIYSKDKDEYEQICGGTLISNNLIISAAHCFYDEVYNKVNDKSQYAIAAGKHYRNWDANEQYAQKSMVKEILLPERYIGARANFAQDIALIKLITPFELTALVRPICIDWDSEYERVQLQVGQSGKSVGWGKTIKDTSSETLQEVNMPFVPYDQCLSAVPYDFRGYITSDKFCAGRLNGSSLCEGDSGGGLCFKIHETWYIRGVVSVSPVKADRCDYHSYTVFTSTDYFRDWIRAAYINS, encoded by the exons ATGGGTGCACCAG TGGCAGATCATGGTGTGAAAAGAAGTCCGAAACCACCATGGGCACGTCCGGTGAACAACAATTACAACGAACAGACGAATTACAACGAGCACAGAGGTCCACCGGGTGGTATTCCTCCAGGATTATCCGGCAGGGTTCCGCCAGGTTTGAGCGGTGATGCTCCTCCAGGAAAAAGTCAAGGAAAAGGTCAAGGGAAACCTGGAGGTAAACCTTCTTGGTCCGGAGAATTGATcgatgaaaaagaaatcatGAATTCGAGTCAACAACTAGGGGACAATGAAGTATACTGCAA GAAAAACGAGTTCCGTTGTAGAAACGGCGAATGTTTGCCGAGTACCATGAGGTGCGACAACAAATTCGATTGTCGCGATTCAAGCGACGAGCTAGACTGCGTTCG AGAAGCGGAAAACGAAACCGGCTGCGCCCTTCCTGAACAACCTGAAGGTGGAAGTTACGAACTAGGTGGTTGCGGTAAACCTTGCCCCAAACGTTCAGGAGATAAAGTTCCCAGGAACAGTATTCTGACTTACACCTGTAGACCGAATTACATTTTAAACGGAAGCGCCGTTTCCGTTTGCGTTAACGACGCGTGGTACAATCTGTCTTCCTGTCTCA GAACGTGTCCTTCATTGAACAGCAACACGGTGAATATTTTATGCACTTACCAAGGGAACGAAGTGTCTTGCAGCGATCGAATTAGACCTGGAACAGTGGCGACTTTGTCGTGCAAATCGTCCTACAAATTGCCCGTGACGAATGACCCAGGCTATCGCACAGTCACTTGTCTCGAAGACGGATTATGGGACCGTCGTCTCTTCCGTTGTCTTCCTG aGTGTGGAACACCGGTTTCACATGGTAATACTTTGGTCGTGAATGGATTCGAAGCCAAATTAGGCATATTTCCATGGCACGTTGGTATTTATAGCAAAGATAAAGATGAATATGAGCAAATTTGCGGAGGCACTCTTATAAGCAACAATCTAATTATATCAG CCGCTCATTGTTTCTACGACGAGGTGTACAATAAAGTCAACGACAAATCCCAGTACGCAATAGCAGCCGGCAAGCATTATCGTAATTGGGATGCCAATGAACAGTACGCACAAAAATCCATGGTGAAAGAGATTTTGTTACCGGAAAGGTACATCGGAGCTAGAGCAAATTTCGCCCAAGATATAGCTTTGATCAAATTGATCACTCCCTTTGAATTGACCGCACTGGTGCGACCGATTTGCATAGACTGGGACAGCGAGTACGAGCGGGTGCAGTTGCAAGTGGGTCAAAGCGGCAAG TCTGTTGGTTGGGGTAAAACGATCAAAGATACATCCAGTGAGACCCTCCAAGAGGTGAACATGCCCTTCGTTCCCTACGATCAGTGCCTATCAGCAGTACCTTATGATTTTCGGGGATACATCACGTCTGATAAATTTTGTGCTGGACGCTTGAATG GCTCGAGTCTCTGCGAAGGAGACAGCGGAGGCGGTTTGTGCTTCAAAATACATGAAACTTGGTACATACGAGGTGTAGTCAGCGTCAGTCCAGTGAAGGCCGATAGATGTGATTACCATTCTTACACGGTATTCACCTCGACTGACTACTTCCGAGATTGGATTCGTGCCGCTTACATCAACTCGTAA
- the LOC117611313 gene encoding modular serine protease isoform X1: MNTLVALTLAFSLLTLSASLADHGVKRSPKPPWARPVNNNYNEQTNYNEHRGPPGGIPPGLSGRVPPGLSGDAPPGKSQGKGQGKPGGKPSWSGELIDEKEIMNSSQQLGDNEVYCKKNEFRCRNGECLPSTMRCDNKFDCRDSSDELDCVREAENETGCALPEQPEGGSYELGGCGKPCPKRSGDKVPRNSILTYTCRPNYILNGSAVSVCVNDAWYNLSSCLRTCPSLNSNTVNILCTYQGNEVSCSDRIRPGTVATLSCKSSYKLPVTNDPGYRTVTCLEDGLWDRRLFRCLPECGTPVSHGNTLVVNGFEAKLGIFPWHVGIYSKDKDEYEQICGGTLISNNLIISAAHCFYDEVYNKVNDKSQYAIAAGKHYRNWDANEQYAQKSMVKEILLPERYIGARANFAQDIALIKLITPFELTALVRPICIDWDSEYERVQLQVGQSGKSVGWGKTIKDTSSETLQEVNMPFVPYDQCLSAVPYDFRGYITSDKFCAGRLNGSSLCEGDSGGGLCFKIHETWYIRGVVSVSPVKADRCDYHSYTVFTSTDYFRDWIRAAYINS, encoded by the exons ATGAACACGCTCGTTGCACTTACTCTAGCCTTCTCTTTGTTGACTTTATCGGCATCGC TGGCAGATCATGGTGTGAAAAGAAGTCCGAAACCACCATGGGCACGTCCGGTGAACAACAATTACAACGAACAGACGAATTACAACGAGCACAGAGGTCCACCGGGTGGTATTCCTCCAGGATTATCCGGCAGGGTTCCGCCAGGTTTGAGCGGTGATGCTCCTCCAGGAAAAAGTCAAGGAAAAGGTCAAGGGAAACCTGGAGGTAAACCTTCTTGGTCCGGAGAATTGATcgatgaaaaagaaatcatGAATTCGAGTCAACAACTAGGGGACAATGAAGTATACTGCAA GAAAAACGAGTTCCGTTGTAGAAACGGCGAATGTTTGCCGAGTACCATGAGGTGCGACAACAAATTCGATTGTCGCGATTCAAGCGACGAGCTAGACTGCGTTCG AGAAGCGGAAAACGAAACCGGCTGCGCCCTTCCTGAACAACCTGAAGGTGGAAGTTACGAACTAGGTGGTTGCGGTAAACCTTGCCCCAAACGTTCAGGAGATAAAGTTCCCAGGAACAGTATTCTGACTTACACCTGTAGACCGAATTACATTTTAAACGGAAGCGCCGTTTCCGTTTGCGTTAACGACGCGTGGTACAATCTGTCTTCCTGTCTCA GAACGTGTCCTTCATTGAACAGCAACACGGTGAATATTTTATGCACTTACCAAGGGAACGAAGTGTCTTGCAGCGATCGAATTAGACCTGGAACAGTGGCGACTTTGTCGTGCAAATCGTCCTACAAATTGCCCGTGACGAATGACCCAGGCTATCGCACAGTCACTTGTCTCGAAGACGGATTATGGGACCGTCGTCTCTTCCGTTGTCTTCCTG aGTGTGGAACACCGGTTTCACATGGTAATACTTTGGTCGTGAATGGATTCGAAGCCAAATTAGGCATATTTCCATGGCACGTTGGTATTTATAGCAAAGATAAAGATGAATATGAGCAAATTTGCGGAGGCACTCTTATAAGCAACAATCTAATTATATCAG CCGCTCATTGTTTCTACGACGAGGTGTACAATAAAGTCAACGACAAATCCCAGTACGCAATAGCAGCCGGCAAGCATTATCGTAATTGGGATGCCAATGAACAGTACGCACAAAAATCCATGGTGAAAGAGATTTTGTTACCGGAAAGGTACATCGGAGCTAGAGCAAATTTCGCCCAAGATATAGCTTTGATCAAATTGATCACTCCCTTTGAATTGACCGCACTGGTGCGACCGATTTGCATAGACTGGGACAGCGAGTACGAGCGGGTGCAGTTGCAAGTGGGTCAAAGCGGCAAG TCTGTTGGTTGGGGTAAAACGATCAAAGATACATCCAGTGAGACCCTCCAAGAGGTGAACATGCCCTTCGTTCCCTACGATCAGTGCCTATCAGCAGTACCTTATGATTTTCGGGGATACATCACGTCTGATAAATTTTGTGCTGGACGCTTGAATG GCTCGAGTCTCTGCGAAGGAGACAGCGGAGGCGGTTTGTGCTTCAAAATACATGAAACTTGGTACATACGAGGTGTAGTCAGCGTCAGTCCAGTGAAGGCCGATAGATGTGATTACCATTCTTACACGGTATTCACCTCGACTGACTACTTCCGAGATTGGATTCGTGCCGCTTACATCAACTCGTAA